Proteins co-encoded in one Pongo pygmaeus isolate AG05252 chromosome 23, NHGRI_mPonPyg2-v2.0_pri, whole genome shotgun sequence genomic window:
- the PISD gene encoding phosphatidylserine decarboxylase proenzyme, mitochondrial isoform X4 produces MMCQSEARRGPELRAAKWLHFPQLALRRRLGQLSCMSRPALKLRSWPLTVLYYLLPFGALRPLSRVGWRPVSRVALYKSVPTRLLSRAWGRLNQVELPHWLRRPVYSLYIWTFGVNMKEAAVEDLHHYRNLSEFFRRKLKPQARPVCGLHSVISPSDGRILNFGQVKNCEVEQVKGVTYSLESFLGPRTCTEDLPFPPATSCDSFKNQLVTREGNELYHCVIYLAPGDYHCFHSPTDWTVSHRRHFPGSLMSVNPGMARWIKELFCHNERVVLTGDWKHGFFSLTAVGATNVGSIRIYFDRDLHTNSPRHSKGSYNDFSFVTHTNREGVPMRKGEHLGEFNLGSTIVLIFEAPKDFNFQLKTGQKIRFGEALGSL; encoded by the exons ATGATGTGTCAGTCAGAGGCGCGGCGAGGACCAGAGCTCCGCGCGGCGAAATG GTTGCACTTCCCCCAGCTGGCCCTGAGGCGGAGGCTGGGGCAGCTGAGCTGCATGTCCAGACCCGCTCTGAAACTGCGCTCCTGGCCCTTGACCGTCCTCTACTACCTCCTGCCCTTCGGCGCCCTCAGACCGCTCAGCCGGGTGGGATGGAGGCCCGTAAGCAGG GTGGCTTTGTACAAGTCAGTGCCAACGCGCTTGCTGTCACGGGCCTGGGGTCGCCTCAATCAGGTGGAGCTGCCACACTGGCTGCGCAGGCCCGTCTACAGCCTCTACATCTGGACGTTCGGGGTGAACATGAAAGAGGCCGCTGTGGAGGACCTGCATCACTACCGCAACCTCAGCGAGTTCTTCCGGCGCAAGCTGAAGCCGCAGGCCCGGCCTGTCTGCGGCCTGCACAGCGTG ATTAGCCCATCGGATGGAAGGATCCTCAACTTTGGGCAGGTGAAGAACTGTGAGGTGGAGCAGGTAAAGGGGGTCACCTACTCCCTGGAGTCGTTCCTGGGCCCGCGTACCTGCACAGAGGACCTGCCCTTCCCACCAG CCACCTCATGTGACTCCTTCAAGAACCAGCTGGTCACCCGGGAAGGGAATGAGCTCTATCACTGTGTCATCTACCTGGCCCCTGGGGACTACCACTGCTTCCACTCCCCTACCGACTGGACTGTGTCCCACCGGCGCCACTTCCCAG GCTCCCTGATGTCAGTGAACCCTGGCATGGCTCGCTGGATCAAAGAGCTCTTCTGCCATAACGAGCGGGTGGTCCTGACGGGGGACTGGAAACACGGCTTCTTTTCACTGACAGCTGTGGGGGCCACCAACGTGGGCTCCATTCGCATCTACTTTGACCGG GACCTGCACACAAACAGCCCAAGGCACAGCAAGGGCTCCTACAACGACTTCAGCTTCGTGACGCACACCAATAGAGAGGGCGTCCCCATGCGTAAGGGCGAGCACCTGGGCGAGTTCAACCTGGGCTCCACCATCGTGCTCATCTTCGAGGCCCCCAAGGACTTCAATTTCCAGCTGAAAACAGGACAGAAAATCCGCTTTGGGGAAGCCCTGGGCTCGCTCTAG
- the PISD gene encoding phosphatidylserine decarboxylase proenzyme, mitochondrial isoform X1 has protein sequence MVRCCPPRPNPTVPRHDLRKVRVHIQRPRSRGGGKGTGGQPPRLEEPGLGGLSALSRRARFRLHFPQLALRRRLGQLSCMSRPALKLRSWPLTVLYYLLPFGALRPLSRVGWRPVSRVALYKSVPTRLLSRAWGRLNQVELPHWLRRPVYSLYIWTFGVNMKEAAVEDLHHYRNLSEFFRRKLKPQARPVCGLHSVISPSDGRILNFGQVKNCEVEQVKGVTYSLESFLGPRTCTEDLPFPPATSCDSFKNQLVTREGNELYHCVIYLAPGDYHCFHSPTDWTVSHRRHFPGSLMSVNPGMARWIKELFCHNERVVLTGDWKHGFFSLTAVGATNVGSIRIYFDRDLHTNSPRHSKGSYNDFSFVTHTNREGVPMRKGEHLGEFNLGSTIVLIFEAPKDFNFQLKTGQKIRFGEALGSL, from the exons ATGGTGAGATGCTGCCCACCGCGCCCTAACCCCACGGTTCCCCGCCACGACCTCCGGAAGGTCAGAGTTCACATCCAGCGGCCTCGCAGTAGAGGTGGCGGCAAGGGGACTGGTGGTCAGCCCCCGAGGCTGGAGGAGCCCGGCCTGGGGGGCCTGAGCGCCCTGAGTCGGAGAGCCCGCTTCAG GTTGCACTTCCCCCAGCTGGCCCTGAGGCGGAGGCTGGGGCAGCTGAGCTGCATGTCCAGACCCGCTCTGAAACTGCGCTCCTGGCCCTTGACCGTCCTCTACTACCTCCTGCCCTTCGGCGCCCTCAGACCGCTCAGCCGGGTGGGATGGAGGCCCGTAAGCAGG GTGGCTTTGTACAAGTCAGTGCCAACGCGCTTGCTGTCACGGGCCTGGGGTCGCCTCAATCAGGTGGAGCTGCCACACTGGCTGCGCAGGCCCGTCTACAGCCTCTACATCTGGACGTTCGGGGTGAACATGAAAGAGGCCGCTGTGGAGGACCTGCATCACTACCGCAACCTCAGCGAGTTCTTCCGGCGCAAGCTGAAGCCGCAGGCCCGGCCTGTCTGCGGCCTGCACAGCGTG ATTAGCCCATCGGATGGAAGGATCCTCAACTTTGGGCAGGTGAAGAACTGTGAGGTGGAGCAGGTAAAGGGGGTCACCTACTCCCTGGAGTCGTTCCTGGGCCCGCGTACCTGCACAGAGGACCTGCCCTTCCCACCAG CCACCTCATGTGACTCCTTCAAGAACCAGCTGGTCACCCGGGAAGGGAATGAGCTCTATCACTGTGTCATCTACCTGGCCCCTGGGGACTACCACTGCTTCCACTCCCCTACCGACTGGACTGTGTCCCACCGGCGCCACTTCCCAG GCTCCCTGATGTCAGTGAACCCTGGCATGGCTCGCTGGATCAAAGAGCTCTTCTGCCATAACGAGCGGGTGGTCCTGACGGGGGACTGGAAACACGGCTTCTTTTCACTGACAGCTGTGGGGGCCACCAACGTGGGCTCCATTCGCATCTACTTTGACCGG GACCTGCACACAAACAGCCCAAGGCACAGCAAGGGCTCCTACAACGACTTCAGCTTCGTGACGCACACCAATAGAGAGGGCGTCCCCATGCGTAAGGGCGAGCACCTGGGCGAGTTCAACCTGGGCTCCACCATCGTGCTCATCTTCGAGGCCCCCAAGGACTTCAATTTCCAGCTGAAAACAGGACAGAAAATCCGCTTTGGGGAAGCCCTGGGCTCGCTCTAG